A window of Hyperolius riggenbachi isolate aHypRig1 chromosome 1, aHypRig1.pri, whole genome shotgun sequence contains these coding sequences:
- the LOC137547920 gene encoding interleukin-8-like: MKAALAILPVLAICLLCVTFSQGKPLTRTQELRCQCIKTESRQMHTRQFLNLELIPNGPHCKHLEVIATLKNGQEVCLEPAAPWVKKIIERLLDASQKNTPSTK; this comes from the exons ATGAAAGCTGCTCTGGCCATCCTTCCAGTCCTGGCTATCTGCCTGCTGTGTGTTACCTTCTCACAAG GAAAACCGCTGACAAGAACTCAAGAGCTGAGGTGCCAGTGTATAAAAACAGAGAGCCGGCAAATGCACACCAGACAGTTCCTGAACCTAGAACTCATCCCAAACGGGCCACACTGCAAAcatctggaagtcat TGCAACTCTGAAGAATGGCCAGGAAGTTTGCTTAGAGCCCGCAGCTCCATGGGTCAAAAAGATCATTGAGAGACTATTGGATGC GTCTCAGAAGAATACTCCATCTACTAAATAA